The Vicia villosa cultivar HV-30 ecotype Madison, WI linkage group LG1, Vvil1.0, whole genome shotgun sequence genome includes a region encoding these proteins:
- the LOC131641471 gene encoding subtilisin-like serine-protease S isoform X1: MSSSFRYPVMNSTLFSLFLFVLIANVSFCFSTKVYLVYMGSKSGEHEHPDDILKENHQILASVHNGSIEQAQASHVYSYRHGFRGFAAKLSDEQASQISKMAGVVSVFPNSKRKLHTTHSWDFMGLLDDQTMETLGYSIKNQENIIIGFIDTGIWPESPSFSDTDMPAVPPGWKGQCQSGEAFNASTCNRKVIGARYYISGYEAEEESNEKVSFKSARDSTGHGSHTASIATGRYVENMNYKGLASGGARGGAPMARIAVYKTCWDSGCYDVDLLAAFDDAIRDGVHILSLSLGAQSPQGDYFNDAISIGSFHAANRGVLVVSSAGNEGMPGSATNLAPWMLTVAASSTDRDFTSDIMLGNGAKVTLLDQGESLSLFEMNASSRIISASQAFAGYFTPYQSSYCLESSLNKTKTKGKVLVCRHVESSTDSKVKKSKIVKEAGGVGMILIDETNQDVAIPFVIPSAIVGKKTGEKILSYLKTTRKPMSKILRAKTVIGAQPAPRVAAFSSRGPSALSPEILKPDITAPGINILAAWSPATGNMFNILSGTSMACPHVTGIATLVKAVHPSWSPSAIKSAIMTTATILDKHHKPISVDPEQTRANAFDYGSGFLNPARVLDPGLIYDSEPTDFIAFLCSLGYDQRSLHLVTRDNSTCNSMNTLTTASNLNYPSISVPNLKDSFSVTRVVTNVGKATSIYKSIVSSPPGVNVTVTPNRLVFRRMGQKIKFIVNFKVTSPSKGYKFGFLSWKNKRLQVTSPLVVKVG; encoded by the exons ATGTCTTCTTCTTTTCGTTATCCTGTTATGAACAGTACCTTGTTTTCTCTGTTTCTTTTTGTGCTTATTGCAAATGTTAGCTTTTGCTTCTCCACCAAG GTTTATTTAGTTTATATGGGAAGCAAAAGTGGTGAACATGAACACCCAGATGATATTTTGAAGGAAAATCATCAAATACTTGCTTCTGTTCATAATGGAAG CATTGAACAAGCACAAGCTTCTCATGTTTATAGCTATAGACATGGTTTTAGAGGCTTTGCAGCTAAGCTCAGTGATGAACAAGCTTCACAAATTTCTA AAATGGCAGGAGTGGTTTCTGTTTTTCCAAATTCTAAAAGAAAGCTTCACACAACTCATTCATGGGATTTCATGGGACTTTTGGATGACCAAACCATGGAAACTCTTGGCTACTCTATTAAAAACCAAGAAAACATCATCATTGGTTTCATTGATACTG GAATTTGGCCAGAATCTCCGAGTTTCAGTGACACCGACATGCCAGCAGTGCCACCAGGGTGGAAAGGTCAATGTCAATCAGGAGAAGCATTCAATGCTTCAACTTGCAACAG GAAAGTGATAGGTGCGAGATACTATATAAGTGGATACGAAGCAGAAGAAGAGTCAAACGAAAAAGTCTCGTTCAAATCAGCTAGGGATAGCACTGGTCACGGTAGCCATACAGCTTCTATAGCCACGGGGAGATACGTAGAAAACATGAACTATAAAGGACTAGCAAGTGGAGGTGCGAGAGGAGGGGCACCAATGGCTAGGATTGCTGTATACAAAACATGCTGGGATTCAGGTTGCTATGATGTGGACTTGTTAGCTGCATTTGATGATGCTATAAGAGATGGAGTTCACATTTTGTCTCTATCACTCGGTGCTCAATCACCGCAAGGAGATTATTTCAATGATGCTATATCTATAGGTTCGTTTCACGCTGCTAACCGTGGAGTGCTTGTTGTTTCATCGGCTGGAAATGAAGGAATGCCGGGTTCTGCTACTAATCTTGCACCATGGATGCTTACTGTTGCTGCTAGCTCAACTGATAGGGATTTCACTTCTGATATCATGTTAGGAAATGGCGCAAAAGTCACG TTACTGGATCAGGGTGAAAGTCTGAGTCTGTTTGAAATGAATGCATCATCAAGGATAATTTCGGCATCTCAAGCCTTTGCAGGATACTTCACTCCTTATCAATCCAG TTACTGTTTAGAGAGTTCTTTGAATAAAACAAAGACCAAAGGGAAGGTTCTAGTTTGTAGACATGTCGAGAGTTCAACTGATTCAAAGGTGAAAAAGAGTAAGATAGTTAAAGAAGCAGGTGGAGTTGGAATGATACTTATTGATGAGACAAATCAAGATGTTGCTATCCCGTTCGTGATCCCTTCGGCTATTGTTGGAAAGAAAACAGGCGAAAAGATTCTATCCTATCTCAAGACTACTCG TAAACCTATGTCAAAGATATTAAGAGCAAAGACAGTAATTGGAGCTCAACCAGCACCGCGCGTCGCAGCATTTTCTTCTAGAGGTCCTAGTGCTCTAAGCCCTGAAATTTTGAAG CCTGATATCACAGCTCCAGGAATAAACATTCTTGCAGCATGGTCTCCAGCAACCGGAAACATGTTCAACATTCTCTCGGGAACTTCTATGGCTTGCCCTCATGTAACCGGAATCGCAACCTTAGTCAAAGCTGTTCATCCTTCATGGTCTCCGTCTGCCATCAAATCCGCCATCATGACAACCG CAACAATCCTAGATAAACATCACAAACCGATCAGCGTAGATCCAGAACAAACAAGGGCCAATGCGTTCGATTAtggatcagggtttttgaacccTGCAAGAGTTCTTGACCCTGGTCTCATCTACGATTCCGAACCAACAGATTTTATCGCATTCCTATGTTCACTTGGTTATGATCAAAGATCACTTCATCTAGTTACTAGAGACAACAGCACATGTAATAGCATGAACACATTGACCACTGCATCAAACCTCAACTATCCATCCATTTCAGTTCCAAATCTCAAAGACAGTTTTTCAGTTACAAGGGTTGTGACAAATGTTGGAAAAGCAACAAGTATATATAAATCTATAGTTTCTTCACCACCTGGTGTTAATGTCACGGTTACGCCGAACCGGTTAGTTTTCAGAAGAATGGGACAGAAAATCAAGTTCATTGTGAATTTCAAAGTAACTTCTCCTTCAAAAGGATACAAATTTGGATTCTtgtcatggaaaaataaaagattacAAGTTACTAGTCCTTTGGTTGTAAAGGTTGGTTAG
- the LOC131645297 gene encoding uncharacterized protein LOC131645297, with the protein MKLYIKEQLRRIGFREITDMKPLSQPVKTKGAPKKVKSTPNDNSITRSPSYCEHVDKLFPESPTPKSQKSQKSSNKGALLSKPPPTPIPPQVPQVLTPILTPIIPKVPIPTPIAPSIEEVQITPKIPFIDEMPVFMHKYIEQIVNVVGDGNCEFRVVSALLGKGEDAHELVRHDLIDELVNHKNSYTRVFRDETKFQLVNEALVPWGAPTHRFCIE; encoded by the coding sequence ATGAAATTATACATCAAAGAACAATTGCGGAGGATTGGATTTCGCGAAATAACCGACATGAAACCACTGTCTCAACCCGTTAAGACAAAAGGTGCTCCGAAGAAAGTTAAGTCTACGCCAAATGACAACTCGATAACACGGTCTCCTTCATATTGTGAGCATGTCGACAAACTCTTTCCCGAATCACCTACTCCGAAATCGCAAAAATCTCAAAAGAGTTCAAACAAGGGAGCTCTCCTAAGCAAACCGCCTCCGACACCTATTCCACCGCAAGTTCCGCAAGTATTGACTCCGATTCTGACACCTATTATTCCAAAAGTTCCGATTCCAACACCTATTGCTCCATCAATTGAAGAGGTACAAATTACTCCAAAAATTCCATTCATTGACGAGATGCCGGTTTTTATGCATAAATACATCGAACAGATCGTCAATGTAGTGGGGGACGGTAATTGCGAATTTCGGGTCGTATCGGCTTTGCTTGGTAAGGGAGAGGATGCCCATGAGCTTGTCCGTCATGATCTTATCGACGAGTTGGTGAACCATAAAAACTCATACACGCGGGTATTTAGAGACGAAACCAAATTTCAATTGGTCAACGAAGCTCTTGTTCCTTGGGGAGCGCCTACACACCGGTTTTGCATTGAATGA
- the LOC131641480 gene encoding kinesin-like protein KIN-14E, whose translation MIIDMPPSMAQNSRSRRSSFSSSNGNENTLVNNYTAVNIADDSDSDSSNLAPSTPSTLSMAVPAELAGAIPLIDKFQVDGFLKLMHKQIQSAGKRGFFSKRSSDPQAREKFTFEDMLSFQKDPIPTALLKINGDLVSRATKLFQIILKYTGVVDSSDCATQLSLDERVELVEKLYKHSLKRLELRDELFIQISKQTRNNPDRQYLIKSWELMYVCASSMSPSKDIAVYLSEYIHNIAHGVATDSEIQALALKSLNALKRSVKAGSRHIIPGQEEIEALLTGIKLTNVVFFLDETFEEITYDMSTTVADAVEELAGLIKLSTYSSFSLFECRKVVTSSKSSDPGNEEYIGLDDNKYIGDLLAQFKAAKDRNKGDILHCKLIFKKRLFRESDEAVTDPMFVQLSYVQLQHDYILGNYPVGTDDAAQLSALQIMAEIGSVSTPESCTNWNSLLERFLPRQISMTRARREWEFDILSRYHSLEHLTKDDARQQFLRILRALPYGNSVFFNVRKIDDPIGLLPGRIIIGINKRGIHFFRPVPKEYLHSAELRDIMQFGSSNTAVFFKMRVAGVLHIFQFETKQGEEICVALQTHINDVMLRRYSKTRSSSGGSSLNGDVSSNSKPPSSESYEKRIQDLSKLAEESQRNVDQLHKELREKEEQEEKLQEQVDGLKESLKANKQYLDAVTSECERLRSICSRKDQALQAIENDSKKDLVETNNQVLQKLKYEIKHCKDELHSAEETIETLTSEKKILEQKLSVLEKRNAEESNSLQRKLEQERKAVKSEVYDLERKLEGYKQELMAAKSIISVKDSELTGLHNNLKELEELREMKEDIDRKNEQTAAILKMQGAQLAEMETLYKEEQVLRKRYFNVIEDMKGKIRVYCRLRPLIEKEVTEREREAVTAVDEFTVEFLWKDDKPKQYIYDRVFGGDATQETVFEDTRYLVQSAVDGFNVCIFAYGQTGSGKTFTIYGSEDNPGLTPRAIAELFRILKRDGNKYSFSLKAYMVELYQDTLLDLLLPKNAKHSRLDIKKDSTGMVVVENVTVVSISTIEELNNIIHKGSERRHISGTQMNAESSRSHLILSIVIESTNLQSQSVARGKLSFVDLAGSERVKKSGSMGSQLKEAQSINKSLSALGDVISSLSSGGQHTPYRNHKLTMLMSDSLGGNAKTLMFVNVSPIESSLDETHNSLMYASRVRSIVNDPSKNVSSKEIARLKKLVAYWKQQAGRAENEELEEIQEERLSKERPDSHGSSRSSLGN comes from the exons ATGATCATTGATATGCCACCATCCATGGCTCAAAATTCCCGGTCAAGAAGATCTTCCTTTAGTTCTAGCAATGGCAATGAGAATACTCTTGTGAACAACTACACTGCTGTTAATATTGCTGATGATTCTGATAGTGATAGCTCAAATTTAGCACCATCAACACCATCAACTCTGTCAATGGCTGTTCCAGCAGAACTTGCTGGAGCTATACCCTTGATTGACAAATTTCAG GTGGATGGATTTTTAAAACTGATGCACAAACAAATTCAATCTGCTGGGAAACGTGGATTTTTTTCTAAAAGATCTTCAGATCCCCAAGCTCGTGAGAAATTTACATTCGAGGACATGCTGTCTTTTCAAAAG GATCCGATACCAACGGCATTGCTTAAGATTAATGGTGATTTAGTAAGTCGTGCGACAAAATTATTCCAGATAATTTTGAAGTATACTGGAGTTGTTGATTCATCTGATTGTGCAACTCAATTAAGCTTAGATGAACGAGTTGAGCTTGTTGAGAAACTATACAAGCATAGTTTGAAACGATTAGAACTCCGAGATGAGCTTTTTattcagatatcaaaacaaacaagaaataACCCTGATAG GCAATACTTGATCAAGTCTTGGGAACTTATGTATGTATGCGCATCCTCCATGTCACCTAGTAAAGATATTGCAGTCTATCTGTCAGAATACATTCATAACATAGCACATGGTGTAGCTACTGATTCCGAGATTCAAGCCCTTGCATTAAAATCATTGAATGCTTTGAAGCGTTCTGTTAAGGCTGGTTCTAGACATATAATACCTGGGCAAGAGGAGATTGAAGCTTTGTTGACTGGGATAAAGCTTACAAATGTAGTGTTCTTCTTAGATGAAACATTTGAAGAAATTACATACGACATGTCAACAACAGTTGCCGACGCTGTCGAG GAACTCGCAGGGCTCATTAAACTGTCTACATACTCTAGCTTTAGTCTGTTTGAATGTCGTAAAGTTGTTACAAGTTCCAAATCTTCTGATCCTGGGAATG AGGAGTACATTGGGTTAGATGATAACAAATATATTGGGGATCTCCTGGCGCAATTTAAAGCAGCAAAAGATCGAAATAAGGGAGATATCTTGCACTGTAAACTGATATTCAAGAAAAGGCTATTTCGTGAATCCGATGAAGCTGTGACAGATCCAATGTTTGTGCAGTTGTCCTATGTACAA TTGCAGCACGATTATATTTTGGGTAATTATCCTGTTGGAACGGATGACGCTGCTCAGCTTTCTGCGTTACAAATCATGGCTGAGATTGGATCTGTTAGCACTCCTGAATCATGCAC TAACTGGAATTCACTTCTGGAGCGATTTCTTCCTAGACAAATTTCAATGACTCGGGCAAGACGTGAATGGGAGTTTGATATCCTTTCTCGATATCATTCATTG GAGCATCTGACGAAAGATGATGCAAGACAACAATTTCTGCGTATATTGAGAGCCCTGCCTTATGGAAATTCTGTTTTCTTCAATGTTCGCAAGATTGATGATCCTATTGGACTCTTACCTGGACGGATAATAATTGGAATCAATAAAAGAGGG ATTCATTTTTTTCGTCCAGTTCCTAAGGAATATTTGCACTCAGCTGAGTTGAGAGACATAATGCAATTTGGTAGCAGCAATACTGCAGTCTTTTTCAAAATGCGAGTAGCAGGTGTTCTTCATATATTTCAGTTTGAAACCAAGCAG GGGGAAGAAATTTGCGTAGCTCTTCAGACACATATAAATGATGTAATGTTGCGCCGCTATTCGAAAACACGATCTTCTAGTGGCGGTAGCTCTTTAAATGGAGATGTTTCTAGTAATTCAAAGCCTCCTAGTTCAGAATCATATGAGAAGCGCATTCAAGATTTATCTAAACTTGCTGAAGAATCTCAAAGAAATGTTGATCAA TTGCATAAAGAATTGCGTGAGAAGGAAGAACAGGAAGAAAAATTGCAAGAACAGGTGGATGGTTTGAAGGAATCCTTAAAAGCTAATAAGCAATATCTCGATGCAGTTACAAGTGAGTGTGAAAGGCTTAGATCAATATGTAGTAGAAAAGATCAGGCGCTGCAG GCTATAGAGAACGATTCCAAAAAAGATCTTGTTGAAACAAATAACCAA GTGCTACAAAAGCTTAAATATGAGATAAAACATTGTAAAGATGAGCTGCATTCAGCTGAAGAAACTATCGAAACCTTGACAAGCGAAAAAAAGATTTTAGAACAGAAACTATCTGTGCTTGAGAAGAGGAATGCTGAAGAG AGTAATTCTCTTCAACGGAAACTTGAGCAAGAACGCAAAGCTGTGAAGTCTGAAGTGTATGACCTTGAAAGAAAGCTAGAAGGATATAAACAAGAACTAATGGCGGCGAAGTCTATTATTTCAGTCAAAGACTCTGAGTTGACCGGACTGCACAACAATCTCAAGGAACTTGAAGAATTGCGAGAAATGAAAGAG gatattgATAGAAAGAACGAACAGACAGCTGCCATATTGAAGATGCAAGGGGCTCAATTAGCCGAGATGGAAACTCTTTACAAGGAAGAACAGGTTTTAAGAAAGCGTTATTTTAATGTTATAGAAG ATATGAAAGGCAAGATCAGAGTTTACTGCCGGCTAAGACCTCTTATTGAAAAAGAGGTTACCGAAAGAGAAAGAGAAGCTGTTACTGCGGTAGATGAGTTTACTGTTGAGTTTCTTTGGAAAGACGATAAGCCAAAGCAGTACATATATGATCGTGTTTTTGGTGGTGATGCAACTCAAGAAACAGTATTTGAGGACACCAGG TATTTGGTGCAATCAGCTGTAGATGGTTTTAACGTGTGCATATTTGCTTATGGTCAAACTGGCTCTGGAAAGACATTTACCATCTATGGATCGGAAGACAACCCTGGACTTACACCTCGTGCAATTGCCGaactttttagaattttaaagAGAGATGGTAACAAGTATTCATTTTCGTTGAAG GCATACATGGTGGAATTGTATCAAGATACACTTTTAGATCTTCTGTTACCTAAGAATGCAAAGCATTCAAGATTGGATATCAAGAAGGACTCGACG GGAATGGTTGTTGTTGAAAACGTCACAGTCGTGTCAATTTCTACAATTGaagaattaaataatataatacatAAGGGATCCGAACGACGGCATATATCAGGGACACAGATGAATGCGGAAAGTTCAAGGTCTCATCTCATTCTTTCAATAGTAATTGAAAGTACAAACCTTCAAAGCCAGTCTGTTGCAAGGGGAAAG CTGAGTTTTGTTGATCTCGCCGGTTCAGAAAGAGTGAAAAAGTCAGGTTCTATGGGTAGTCAACTGAAGGAAGCACAGAGTATCAACAAATCATTATCAGCACTCGGAGATGTAATAAGCTCTTTGTCTTCTGGTGGTCAACACACACCTTACAGGAATCACAAGTTAACCATGTTGATGAGTGATTCACTTGGTGGTAATGCGAAAACTCTCATGTTTGTCAATGTTTCTCCGATAGAATCAAGCTTAGATGAGACTCATAACTCTCTCAT GTACGCATCACGAGTGAGATCAATTGTGAATGACCCTAGCAAAAATGTTAGTTCAAAAGAAATAGCGCGGTTAAAGAAGTTGGTTGCATATTGGAAACAACAAGCTGGTAGAGCCGAGAATGAAGAGTtggaagaaattcaagaagaaagaTTATCCAAAGAGAGACCTGATAGTCATGGTAGTTCTAGATCTAGTCTTGGTAATTAG
- the LOC131641471 gene encoding subtilisin-like serine-protease S isoform X2: protein MSSSFRYPVMNSTLFSLFLFVLIANVSFCFSTKVYLVYMGSKSGEHEHPDDILKENHQILASVHNGSIEQAQASHVYSYRHGFRGFAAKLSDEQASQISKMAGVVSVFPNSKRKLHTTHSWDFMGLLDDQTMETLGYSIKNQENIIIGFIDTGIWPESPSFSDTDMPAVPPGWKGQCQSGEAFNASTCNRKVIGARYYISGYEAEEESNEKVSFKSARDSTGHGSHTASIATGRYVENMNYKGLASGGARGGAPMARIAVYKTCWDSGCYDVDLLAAFDDAIRDGVHILSLSLGAQSPQGDYFNDAISIGSFHAANRGVLVVSSAGNEGMPGSATNLAPWMLTVAASSTDRDFTSDIMLGNGAKVTGESLSLFEMNASSRIISASQAFAGYFTPYQSSYCLESSLNKTKTKGKVLVCRHVESSTDSKVKKSKIVKEAGGVGMILIDETNQDVAIPFVIPSAIVGKKTGEKILSYLKTTRKPMSKILRAKTVIGAQPAPRVAAFSSRGPSALSPEILKPDITAPGINILAAWSPATGNMFNILSGTSMACPHVTGIATLVKAVHPSWSPSAIKSAIMTTATILDKHHKPISVDPEQTRANAFDYGSGFLNPARVLDPGLIYDSEPTDFIAFLCSLGYDQRSLHLVTRDNSTCNSMNTLTTASNLNYPSISVPNLKDSFSVTRVVTNVGKATSIYKSIVSSPPGVNVTVTPNRLVFRRMGQKIKFIVNFKVTSPSKGYKFGFLSWKNKRLQVTSPLVVKVG from the exons ATGTCTTCTTCTTTTCGTTATCCTGTTATGAACAGTACCTTGTTTTCTCTGTTTCTTTTTGTGCTTATTGCAAATGTTAGCTTTTGCTTCTCCACCAAG GTTTATTTAGTTTATATGGGAAGCAAAAGTGGTGAACATGAACACCCAGATGATATTTTGAAGGAAAATCATCAAATACTTGCTTCTGTTCATAATGGAAG CATTGAACAAGCACAAGCTTCTCATGTTTATAGCTATAGACATGGTTTTAGAGGCTTTGCAGCTAAGCTCAGTGATGAACAAGCTTCACAAATTTCTA AAATGGCAGGAGTGGTTTCTGTTTTTCCAAATTCTAAAAGAAAGCTTCACACAACTCATTCATGGGATTTCATGGGACTTTTGGATGACCAAACCATGGAAACTCTTGGCTACTCTATTAAAAACCAAGAAAACATCATCATTGGTTTCATTGATACTG GAATTTGGCCAGAATCTCCGAGTTTCAGTGACACCGACATGCCAGCAGTGCCACCAGGGTGGAAAGGTCAATGTCAATCAGGAGAAGCATTCAATGCTTCAACTTGCAACAG GAAAGTGATAGGTGCGAGATACTATATAAGTGGATACGAAGCAGAAGAAGAGTCAAACGAAAAAGTCTCGTTCAAATCAGCTAGGGATAGCACTGGTCACGGTAGCCATACAGCTTCTATAGCCACGGGGAGATACGTAGAAAACATGAACTATAAAGGACTAGCAAGTGGAGGTGCGAGAGGAGGGGCACCAATGGCTAGGATTGCTGTATACAAAACATGCTGGGATTCAGGTTGCTATGATGTGGACTTGTTAGCTGCATTTGATGATGCTATAAGAGATGGAGTTCACATTTTGTCTCTATCACTCGGTGCTCAATCACCGCAAGGAGATTATTTCAATGATGCTATATCTATAGGTTCGTTTCACGCTGCTAACCGTGGAGTGCTTGTTGTTTCATCGGCTGGAAATGAAGGAATGCCGGGTTCTGCTACTAATCTTGCACCATGGATGCTTACTGTTGCTGCTAGCTCAACTGATAGGGATTTCACTTCTGATATCATGTTAGGAAATGGCGCAAAAGTCACG GGTGAAAGTCTGAGTCTGTTTGAAATGAATGCATCATCAAGGATAATTTCGGCATCTCAAGCCTTTGCAGGATACTTCACTCCTTATCAATCCAG TTACTGTTTAGAGAGTTCTTTGAATAAAACAAAGACCAAAGGGAAGGTTCTAGTTTGTAGACATGTCGAGAGTTCAACTGATTCAAAGGTGAAAAAGAGTAAGATAGTTAAAGAAGCAGGTGGAGTTGGAATGATACTTATTGATGAGACAAATCAAGATGTTGCTATCCCGTTCGTGATCCCTTCGGCTATTGTTGGAAAGAAAACAGGCGAAAAGATTCTATCCTATCTCAAGACTACTCG TAAACCTATGTCAAAGATATTAAGAGCAAAGACAGTAATTGGAGCTCAACCAGCACCGCGCGTCGCAGCATTTTCTTCTAGAGGTCCTAGTGCTCTAAGCCCTGAAATTTTGAAG CCTGATATCACAGCTCCAGGAATAAACATTCTTGCAGCATGGTCTCCAGCAACCGGAAACATGTTCAACATTCTCTCGGGAACTTCTATGGCTTGCCCTCATGTAACCGGAATCGCAACCTTAGTCAAAGCTGTTCATCCTTCATGGTCTCCGTCTGCCATCAAATCCGCCATCATGACAACCG CAACAATCCTAGATAAACATCACAAACCGATCAGCGTAGATCCAGAACAAACAAGGGCCAATGCGTTCGATTAtggatcagggtttttgaacccTGCAAGAGTTCTTGACCCTGGTCTCATCTACGATTCCGAACCAACAGATTTTATCGCATTCCTATGTTCACTTGGTTATGATCAAAGATCACTTCATCTAGTTACTAGAGACAACAGCACATGTAATAGCATGAACACATTGACCACTGCATCAAACCTCAACTATCCATCCATTTCAGTTCCAAATCTCAAAGACAGTTTTTCAGTTACAAGGGTTGTGACAAATGTTGGAAAAGCAACAAGTATATATAAATCTATAGTTTCTTCACCACCTGGTGTTAATGTCACGGTTACGCCGAACCGGTTAGTTTTCAGAAGAATGGGACAGAAAATCAAGTTCATTGTGAATTTCAAAGTAACTTCTCCTTCAAAAGGATACAAATTTGGATTCTtgtcatggaaaaataaaagattacAAGTTACTAGTCCTTTGGTTGTAAAGGTTGGTTAG